TCAGGCCTTCGAGCTTGGGTACCGGTGGGCGGGTGGCGTCGTCGAGGAAGGTGATATTGAGCAGCATGGCGGATAGATGGGGCCAGCGCGGGATGAGTGCAAGACGGCACTGCCATGTGGTCGGGTTCCGCGTATGTGACTGGCTCGTGCCATTCGGGCATAGCCCTCATGGCCTTCTTACCTAAATCCGCTCCACCGGAGCGGATTTGCCCTACGGGCCGGCTCGAAGCATCTTCCCCGGATTGAGGATGCCCTTGGGATCGAGCGCCATCTTGATTGCCCGCATCATGTCCAGCGCCACGGGATCCTTGACCTGTTTCAGCAGGTCCACCTTGAGCTGGCCGATGCCATGTTCGGCCGAGACCGAACCGCCGAGGCGCAGCACGATTTCGTAGATGGCCTCGTGCAGGATTTCGTCGGCGCTGGCCATGAAGGCCTTGGGATCGGCGCCGACCGGCTGGCTGAAATTGAAGTGGATATTGCCGTCGCCCATATGGCCGAAGGGCACGGGGCGGATGCCGGGGACCAGGCGCAGGGCGGCGGCGCTGCCCTCGGCGATGAGCTGGGGCACGGCGGCGATGGGCACCGAGACGTCATGCTTGATGGAGGCGCCTTCCTTTGATTGCACCTCGCTCATCTGCTCGCGGAAGGCCCACATGCGGGTGCGGTCTTCGAGGGATTCTGCGAAGACGGCATTGTCGAGCAGGCCTTCGGCAAAGGCGGCCTCGATGGCCGTCTGCAATGCGCCGGGCGCGCCGCCCTTCATGCGGCTGACTTCGATCAGCGCATACCAGGGGGAGGGGCCGGCGCTGGGGTCGCGGTCGAGGTCGCCATGGCGGAGCTGCATGTCGAGCCCGATCCGGGGCACGATCTCGAAAGCATTGAGGCGGCTGCCGATGCGCTCGCGCAGGTGCTGGAACAGGGTAAGGGCAGCTTCGGGGCCGGTAATGCTGATCAGCGCGGTTTCATAATCTTCCGGCTTGGGGAAGAGCTTGAGCGTCGCGGCAGTGATGATGCCCAGCGTGCCCTCGGCGCCGACCAGCAGGTCCTTGAGGTCGTAGCCGGTATTGTCCTTCTTGAGGGAATTGAGGCCCCGGTAGAGGCGGCCATCGGCGAGGACGGCCTCGACGCCCATGGTGAGCTCGCGGGCATTGCCATAGGCCAGCACATTGACCCCGCCGGCATTGGACGAGAGCAGGCCCCCGATACG
This sequence is a window from Devosia ginsengisoli. Protein-coding genes within it:
- a CDS encoding FAD-binding oxidoreductase, whose protein sequence is MTLSPADTIAQLTALLGANGVIGDPDRMGAYINEPRKRFHQKAAAVSLPASVEQVQAIVRWANENSVGLIPQGGNTGLVGAQVPLRGDEVIVSLQKLDRIRAIDTAAGTMTSEAGTILENAHKAAEAEGMIFPLWLASQGSARIGGLLSSNAGGVNVLAYGNARELTMGVEAVLADGRLYRGLNSLKKDNTGYDLKDLLVGAEGTLGIITAATLKLFPKPEDYETALISITGPEAALTLFQHLRERIGSRLNAFEIVPRIGLDMQLRHGDLDRDPSAGPSPWYALIEVSRMKGGAPGALQTAIEAAFAEGLLDNAVFAESLEDRTRMWAFREQMSEVQSKEGASIKHDVSVPIAAVPQLIAEGSAAALRLVPGIRPVPFGHMGDGNIHFNFSQPVGADPKAFMASADEILHEAIYEIVLRLGGSVSAEHGIGQLKVDLLKQVKDPVALDMMRAIKMALDPKGILNPGKMLRAGP